The region TTCCTCTTTAGGGCCTACAGCAATCCCCAACCTTCGTGCATGGCGGTAAGTCTAATAACATGAAACATCTTTTAAGTTTATCGTATTTGTGTCCGTAGTGAAAAGGGTCCAACCAAGCAGTTAAGTCTGTTTGATTGCTTTAGTCCATTTTTCAAGGCCTCTCTTTCATTTCTACTTTGTGTGATGGGCTAATAAGGTGTTTGAGTCAGTCAGTTTGGCCCGTCACGATCAATAAGACCGAACAGCCATTACGTTAAGTCCAATCGTGTCAACTACTGTCTAACACAAGTGGTGAATGGCCGGGCTTGCCTTCGACTTGGGACTTCTCAGGGAACCGCTGTGTAATGTATACTCGACGGTTGTAAACAAACAGTAGATGTAGTCTGGTTTACACGTAAACAAGCAGTGTACAGGAGCTTTACACCAACATATTGCTATCTCATGAGATTTTCCAGTAGCGTGACTTCAATGAAAGGATGAAAGGAAATAGTGGAACCATTTACCAGCTGTCAGACTTATACTACTGACGTCCCCTTACAAGCCGTATGCAGTTGAGGACTGGCTACAGCACATAGAGATTGTGACAGTGTCTATACGACTCGGGGTTTGCAATGACTAATTGGTACTATCTCTACCTCTCGCCATTCCATTGAGTGACTGTGATAGTTTGATACTGCTTTCAAACATACTATCAATGACACCACTAAAAGAGATTAATTATGGGGTATCATTTCAGTTGTTAAAACAAGACTCGTGGTGATCTTGACTCGGCACAGTTTGACCCGATTCACACATGACAAACTGGTCTTTCCATACTATTATGGGCCGATGTAAGGGATTGTCACTGTAACTTTGCCATTTGAACCAGTCAGAAAACAAGCAACACAGCTGTTCGGTGTTTATAGCAGTCGATTGGGGTCACTATTGACTCGACCTCCGATGCCATCAATAGAGTTGATGTACAATCAAACATAACGCCACAGTGAGTCCATCTTCCACAGTCAATTGGTGGTGTAATACGGTGGGAACGTCAACACTTGTATGAAATACGCTTACTTGAATCACTGCGACTTTTGGCCAAGTTAACAGCGTTGACACGGCAGGAGGGGGGGACGttatggatacatacatacaaacatattgCCGTCAAATCCCATTATCTAGTTAACATTGTATTATCTGATTATTTTCTCTAATAGGTTGATTGCCACTAATTAATGCAAGGTACATCAGAGTAGAGGCGGAGGACACAGACAGTTAATGGTGTGCACTGCGCAAGCGTAGCCAGTTTCTGGCTTCTGTATGGTTGAGCAAGACGTCGTGTAGTGATGATTAACACCCGCCCATAGCTCACACCAACCCAAACACGCCACAGGCAATCAGTTGAAATTGGACTCACGTGAAACCAACACTGCTTTCACCACCGATGAGCCCGGACTGGCCCGACATTAATATATGCACACAGATTCGTCAGCTTATTAAGTGGACTTTATTACGGTTGTTGGTTCTTCAATTGTAAATTGTGGGTATTGCCTCTCCTCAAGTTTCCAAACCTCGCGTGCTGCCCGACTGTCAAGATAAAGAAACGAACTCGTCGACAGAATACATGTTAGAAACAGAACCGAGGACTAGAAGGTTAACTTTATTGTGATAATTAGTGTAAGTTGGTTTCCAGCTTCACCTACAAGACTCGCGGATATTGTTGTCAAGGGTTTCATTACTTCACTTGATCGTCTTTTGTTTTAATAGAAACACCACCACTAACAATGGTTCACCAATGTCGAAATTACAAAGTGGTGGGTATACTTTTGATTACACTTGGATTGCTCGGTATTGTGAGGGGATTCGGCAGTATAATACAGCCGATGAACTTGGATCCGTGCTACGATGAAAACGGTAACCCAAAACGGTGCATTCCTGATTTCGTCAACGCCGCATTTGGTAAACCAGTGAAAGCTAGTAGTACGTGTGGTTCACCACCAAGTCGATACTGCGTTATGTCTACGGGGGTGAGTGGGGAAAGACAGCGGAACTGTTTCATATGTGATGCCGAACACCATAAACGACGACATCCACCAGAGTATTTGACGGACTTAAATAACCCTAACAACCTCACATGTTGGCAGTCTGAGCCGTATAAACAACATCCCAATAATGTAACTTTGCACCTAGCACTAGGCAAAAAATTTGAACTGACTTACATCAGCTTACAATTTTGTTCGTCAAGGCCGGATTCTATGGCCATTTATAAGTCGCAAGACTACGGAAAGTCATGGCAGCCCTACCAATTTTATTCTAGTCAATGCCGCAAAATGTACGGTGTGCCCAATCGAGCGACAATAACGAAACAAAACGAGCAGGAAGCAATGTGTACGGATGATGATAGCGCAATCGAACCCACAACTGGTGGCCGAATAGCGTTCAGTACTTTGGAAGGTCGACCATCGGGCTATAATTTTGATAGCAGCCCCGTGTTACAGGACTGGGTGACAGGTACTGATATTATGGTAGTATTTAACAGACTTAACACATTCGGGGATGAAGAAGACGACATCGCTAGGGACAGTTACTACTACTCCGTGTCGGACTTTGCTGTCGGTGGACGATGTAAATGCAACGGACATGCTTCTCGGTGCACAGAGGAGAAAAATGGTCAACTGGTTTGTGATTGTAAACACAATACGATAGGACCGGAGTGCGACCGATGCAAACCTTTTCATTATGATCGACCATGGGCCAGAGCCACAGAGAAGGATGCTAACGAATGCGTACGTAAGTAGACATTCCGATTGGTATTTGCACTGATGATGCCATACAAAAGAACCTGGTGAAAATACGAGTGAAATCCACAGTGGCACTCTGTAGTCAGTCTTTTCAATAGGAAGTCACTGTTTATAGAGGTGAGAAAGAAATACCGTTGGTCGGGGTAGCATTTTAACCCGAGGGGACTTGATCCATTGAACAACTACTGCCGATTTCGATGAGGTTTTCATGTTTTGCAACCCAAAACTTTAAATTCCGCATACCTTCTGTACAGAAATGCCATCCATTGACCTTGCGTTGAAAGGAAATCCCTACTACCGTCTTGGcaaaatgtagaattcattaaaaCGGGTCACAACGCACTACCACAATGATCTCTCCCTCCCAACTCCCTGAAAGCAAAGTCAAAAGACAAAAGCTTGTAAACTTGAACATTTACAATTATTCTGTTTTACAAACGGACTTTCCTGTAATGGATGCAACAACATGGCCGGGCTCTTCAGGGAGGTCTTAAAAGAGCTATTCACTTCAGACCGGTATTAGAATtacagagaaagaaaaaaaaaagaagcgcAGTATTTTGCATTTGTAGGTGGACGTAGAATGTAATTTATACAGGTATTGGCATTGCAAATATAGTCATCAATGGTTTAGTTAGTTATAGTGCTATGCTAGGTCAGCAGTCACCGCGAACCTTAGTCGACTTGTGTCGGAACCTTCGACACACAAAGAACTTCAGTAGAGAAACCAGTTGGTGCATTGGTATGTTTAATAAACACGGCATAAATATCAAGAAAACTACTTGAAAATTAATtgcaaatacaaaatgaaacacATATCCGAAGACTGGAATGTGTTGGAAGTTAGATTTTTATAGTAGTCCATCGATCACATCTATGAGTTAATACGTCGAATTTGTCGCCGTCGTTATTGAATTTCCCAAAGCATTTATCttgttacatgtatagtactggCATGAATGTATAgtatgatatgtatatttaaaaaaaaatgtagaccGTAaagttatatgtacatgtgtccATGTTTGGAGTATAATTATATAGAGCCCAGACAACATCGTCTGGGGATAAAGCGACAAAAGCGACAAAACATAtagttacaaaccataaaccGATTACGGTCGAGATAGCAGATCGATTTCCTTCCCCGAAAGAGTGAATTTAGGAATGCCCTTTTCACGCCTTTCATAATGAGTCCGTAGACGCATTGATGCCATAAATTTTCAATTAATGTACACAGATTTCAACAGCTCATCAAAGTCGCTGGGCCATTGGCTGTCTGTCAGAGTGAAACTACgacatgtgttttatttttacaaagatGGTGTTAGATAAGTCCAATCACCTCACCAGACTACGCAGTATCCATTTCTTGGGTGTCATGGATATCGGTAAAATGTACTTTTCTTAAACGATTGATCGATTAGACCAAATACCTGTTTAGTTCGTTTGTTTTCAACCATGACATAGGTCTACATACTGTGAAAAGTAGATTACATGTTTCGTAAGCTAATATTTGAAAGTGAACCTACATCGATCGATAGTGTCCCTTTAACATACTTACGATTTTcaacaaactgtttttttttatttcgctgTACAACATACTTACACATATTATTGAAGACAGCGTTGACTCtgaaatattacttttaatGAGACACGGTGTCCCCTTTCCTGATAATAAGATAAACTCTGATCGAACTTGACTCTAACATACCAAACATGACCCGAAGACACCTGTACGGATAGTAACATGATACAGTGTTCGTTAACTAGACTAGAAACGGGGAGAGACAGTACACTCGCCACAGCTATGTTTGATAAAGCGTGCATTTACTGCTTCCAGATCTCTCATCTGCCCCAAAGCAGTATATACAGACCACTCCAAATTTGTAGTCAAATGTCTTGTCAAAATGGATGTAGCATTCATTTTAGtgaagcacacacacacacacacacacacacacacacacacacacacgcacacactgtAGAGATGGAAGCGTACATTTAGAGTTCAGTCCGCAAATCCGCATTACACTAAAATCCATATGCATCGCGGTTTGTCGCTGAACCAGTGGCAGACTGGCATTCACGCTAAGTTTGTTGTAGGTTTATATAACACGGTAACAATCCATAGAGAACCACCACTGACAATGTAGTTTACGGCTAAAGTAGAAAACTGTAAGGCACTGCTCGTCTAATTTTACACGTTGGAATTTTTAATCCGAAAATAAACCGACGTCAAACAGTTACAAGACGTGAACACGCATTGCGTGTTACACTACTGTGATCCCCAGAAGTTTTATGTGTATAATGTAACGGGGATGGCACACACTGTTACCAAGCTGTCATGGTAGCAGAAACTCGCAACCAAATATGACGACTTAAGGAAAGACACGAAAAGAATATGTATACTATGAGGTGATTAGAGAGGGTTCGGATGTCCTACATGCTGCACCTTCTAAATTGTTAATTTAGAAATAAAAAGAATGAATGAGATTGAGGCAACCGAGGGTTAATCATTGCAATTTGAATTACTGGTACACTACACTATATGAAAATAATTCCTCCGTCAATGAGAAACACAAGAATGTAGAGTACTATCGCACTTTGAGGTGTGAGAAGAAAATTTCCAAACTTTGGCTAAACATACCCGACATTCACAATTGATTAACACGTTTGAGAATATACGTATGTGCACGTACTGTATCAACCCGTCAGAGTGTCGGAAAGAGAAGATTATATTGAAGTAAACCTGTAACGGGTACAGATATGTCAGTAGTATGCGGGCAGTTTATAAAGACAGTGTACAACCTTGCAATaatgtatacattacatatattccTAAACTGCGTAGACCGATACTAGATAAAGGTTTTACAGAAATACAGCCGTGATACACACAGTGTCTTGTCGTATTATTGCTGCTAATCCCGATCACAGACGAATTCAGTCAACAACAAAAAGTGTGCTGATATTATAAGCACTATACATATCAAACACatcatgaaataattattcTGTCCTTTAAATTTTTCACACTAAAAAAAGCAGAATTTAATATTGATCGCgagcaaaataaaaatgtaaactgtTTACGACACAGTAAATGTCATGACTACTGAATATAACGTTCCTAATCACCATGGTCGTAAAAATTACTGAAACTATATTTCTCCGAAGACGTTTCACTTCATGTAATTGACAAAGATTGGCCTGAATCTTCATATTGCAATGCATGAGTTTAGGTTAAAAATTCGTTTGCGGAAAATAACTAATAGATGTACTTTATTTGCAGAAATATTTCGATACATGTCAA is a window of Glandiceps talaboti chromosome 5, keGlaTala1.1, whole genome shotgun sequence DNA encoding:
- the LOC144435089 gene encoding netrin-1-like: MVHQCRNYKVVGILLITLGLLGIVRGFGSIIQPMNLDPCYDENGNPKRCIPDFVNAAFGKPVKASSTCGSPPSRYCVMSTGVSGERQRNCFICDAEHHKRRHPPEYLTDLNNPNNLTCWQSEPYKQHPNNVTLHLALGKKFELTYISLQFCSSRPDSMAIYKSQDYGKSWQPYQFYSSQCRKMYGVPNRATITKQNEQEAMCTDDDSAIEPTTGGRIAFSTLEGRPSGYNFDSSPVLQDWVTGTDIMVVFNRLNTFGDEEDDIARDSYYYSVSDFAVGGRCKCNGHASRCTEEKNGQLVCDCKHNTIGPECDRCKPFHYDRPWARATEKDANECVPCNCNLHARKCRFNNELYNLSGRKSGGVCLKCRHNTAGRYCNYCKEGFYKDQTKQMIHRKACKACDCHPVGASGTICNQTTGQCPCKDGVAGLTCNRCAKGFTQTRSPIVPCIRSTTPTPSPVTTPPTGVDCPECKGNKRKVNLGKYCKKEYAVQAQILSREQVDKWIKFTINVMTVYKYGATKIRRGDQLLYVHQNDIACKCPKLRLGRNYLIIGNENKNNNQNGLLADHRSYVFPWREEWVRRMKKLQRKARRC